A segment of the Lycium barbarum isolate Lr01 chromosome 7, ASM1917538v2, whole genome shotgun sequence genome:
CTGAATGTAAGATTCAAGGCCATTCTAGAGATGAGTGTAGAATCCTTCATCCTGGATTGAAGAAAACAGCAGATGTTGAGGTTACAGGCTCAGATAAAGGGGTGAAGAATACAGGAAATCAAGAGGCACAAGCTGGTAAGGATAAAGGCAAGCAGGAGGCACGCAGATGGTATCATGGCAGAAATCCTCATATGGTGAAGTATGTTCCAAAAATTAACACTTCTGATATGAGGAATGAAAGTAAAGTTGAGAATTCTGATGCAAAGAATAATGCTGATTCAGAAGTACAAGTGATGGTGCAAAACAAATTTGATGTTCTAAACATTGTGGATGAAGGTGAGATACCAAGTACAAGTACATCCACAGCTGAGGGGGAGAATTCCAATGCAAATGGCAACAAGGTTGGTCAAAGTAATCAGGTGGAGACTAGGCTGAATAATGCAGATACTACTCAAGTTTCCACACAAGGTCAGCTATTTGATTAGGAAGTTATGCCATGCATTattcaggaaaaaaaaatcatagcTCATGGGCTGATGAGGTGGAGGCAAGGGAAGTAAATACAGGAGAAAGGCAATATGAAGATAGAGAATAAGGTAATACTGATGGAGACTCTAATAAAAAGGACAGTGTGGAAGAATCATATCATAGTGGCACCAATACAGCAGAAAAGGAATTGAATATAGGAGAAAACCAACAAGAAGATAGAGAACAAGGTAAAACTGATGGAGACTCTAGTAAAAAGGACAGTGTGGAAGAAGGCACCAATACAGCAGAAAAGGGAATAAGTTTGAGGCAAGTAGAGAGTCCAGACAAAGAGGAGGTGCAAAAACAAAATGTTCATCCAGATCATGATGAACCTGTGGATGTTGATGATACAGGATTAGATAGAGTAAACGAGGCTACAGAGGGTTCTCCCTCAGTGATAATTCATAACCTTGAGCAAAGATAAGGAAAAATGTGCAATCAATAGAGGCAACAGTAGTGGATGCCACAAGTGACAAGATGAAGGAGCAGGTGTATGTGGAGCAAGATGCAGATCCACCAGATCATTCTTCCTCAGAAAAGGAAATGGTGATTTCACATACTGAGCATCAACAGGTGACATTTTGTAGAAAGTCTTCCCCAGTCAAAAAACTACATGACCTAATCTCTCATAATATAGATGGCTTGGAAGTAGAGGACGATGTCATAGATCTCCATAAAGAAGACAGGGAGGAGAATATTAAGCAAAATAAGGAAAACATTCTTAAGCAGGCTGATATATCTCCTAATAGCAAGTCTAACAATAAGGGTCAAAAGAAAGGCAAGAAGAATGCTATTGACAAGCAAATTCCACTCAGGGTGGTACCAAAGAGGAATGCTACTAAATCTAATGTTAAATGATGTTGAAGTCATTCATTTGGAACATTAGTTCAGTGAAGACACAAAAAGCCTTTCATAGGGTACAAATGTTAAACAGAAATCACAAATTCTTTTTTATTGCTCTCATGGAACCATTTCAACAGGTCAGGACAATAAACCATTATAGATGGAAGGTTGGGCATGTGCTTAGCCAATGCCAACTATAATGGTAAAATCTGGTACTTTGTGGCTGATAATATAGTTGTAGAAGTTCTGATGGATTCCCCTCAGCATATTACTTTGAAGCTGTTTTTACAAGATTTGAATCGGCATCTTATTACTACTTTAGTATATGCTAAATGTAGTGCTTCTGAAAGGCTAGAGTTGTGGGAGGATATCTATCATCTTTCCAATACCTTGTCTTGTTCCTGGTTAATAGGAGGAGACTTCAATGTGGTTCTGaatgatgaagaaaagatatggggtaatcctattcaaccTCTGGATATAGAAGACTTTGCTTTTTGCATAAACTCATGTGATCTTGAAGAGGTAAACTTCAAGGGTAGTCccttcacttggtggaatggtagagcagATGAAGCATGTATTTTTGAGAGATTGGATAGGATGTTTGTGAATTCACTACTTCTGGACAACTTTGGAAATATTGAAGTGGAACATCTTGCAAGAACTGGATTAGATCATGCTCCACTTCTGTGTACCTATGGTGATAAGCATCAGAATCTGGTCAGACCTTTTAAATTTCTATCATTCTGGATAGAACATGCATCTTTCCTGGATATAGTCAGGCTGAATTGGTCCACTTGGAGCATGATGATCCTTTCATAAACTTCAAAAGCAAGATGAAAAAGCCGAAAGAAGTGTTATCCAAATGGAGCAGGGAAGTGTTTGGTGATATATTCAAGCAGCTGATCATAAGGGAGGAAATAGTGAGATTAAAGGAACAGTTGTTTGAACAAAATCCAAGCCAAGTAAATAGAGTGGTTTTGCAGAAAGCTCAGGCTGAGACTAAGAGATATTTGCATTAAGAAGAAGAGTACTGGAGACAAAAATCAGGCCTAGATTGGTTTGTAGATGGAGACAAAAATACTAGATTTTTCCATAATCTAGTAAAGGGAAGAAGGAAGAAACTGCAGATCAAAAGAATTAAAAATTCAGATGGTTCATGGATTGAGGATGATGATCAAATGGCAGATGAGGCTGTGCACTTTTACTCTCAACAATTTTCACAAGAAGAGTTAATTGGAGATGAAAATTTGTTGTCACTCATTCCTGTTTTGATTGACAAAAatagaaatgatcttctttgtcAAATGCTTAATGTTGATGATGTCAAAAAAACTGTTTTCAACCTTAGTGGATCAAGTGCTAGTGGTCCTGATGGTTTCCCTGGAATTGTTTATCAGACATGTTGGGACATTATTAGCTTGGATGTATACAAGATGGTGGTGGCTTTCTTTCAGGGTCATACTCTTCCAAAGTCAGTTACTCACACAAAGCTTGTTCTACTACCGAAGAAGGAGTGGTTCAAAGTTACTCAGACTTAAGACCTATAAGTTTAAGTAATTTTATCAAAAAAGAATTGTCAAGAGTGGTTCATGATAGATTGGAGACTGTGCTACCTCAGTTGATACCTATTAATCAAGCAGGTTTTGTTCAAGGGAGAAGCATTATTGAGAATGTGCTATTGGCACAAGAAATAGTGGCAAACATCACAAAAAGGGGCAAACTAGCAAATGTAGTGATCAAATTGGACATGGCAAAAGCCTATGATAGAGTATCTTGGTCATATTTGATAAAGGTACTCAGCAGAATGGGATTTGCTAGTCAATTCATTGACATGATTTGGAGGTTGattgcaaataactggtattccatcCTTTACAATGGTCAGGACAAAGGATTTTTCCATTCAACCAGGGGTGTCAAACAAGGT
Coding sequences within it:
- the LOC132601407 gene encoding uncharacterized protein LOC132601407; this translates as MCLANANYNGKIWYFVADNIVVEVLMDSPQHITLKLFLQDLNRHLITTLVYAKCSASERLELWEDIYHLSNTLSCSWLIGGDFNVVLNDEEKIWGNPIQPLDIEDFAFCINSCDLEEVNFKGSPFTWWNGRADEACIFERLDRMFVNSLLLDNFGNIEVEHLARTGLDHAPLLCTYGDKHQNLAELVHLEHDDPFINFKSKMKKPKEVLSKWSREVFGDIFKQLIIREEIVRLKEQLFEQNPSQVNRVVLQKAQAETKRYLH